One Massilia sp. 9096 genomic window carries:
- a CDS encoding ATP-binding protein, translating into MPFLSFETYFAVRALDRIKSMIAYWDRDLRCRYANRASLAWFGKEAEQVIGSTLEALLGPELFALDESHARAALAGNPQVFERRLSGFDDPRERVCLLRFDPDIVDGEVHGFVVEVTGVDDTRSLEAALQAEIALKQRRLLELDRKEAALEVAQALGRMGSWEWEIAADITTWSAGLYRLFGLNPALLPPSFSEHARLYTSESWARLQAVVDAAVTRGEPYAIELQYLRGDGTSGWMEARGDVERDSKGTVVGLHGTAQDCTERHHLLAALQAQAQQYESALDLARIGLWEWNTDSDGFELQNQRARAIFGIDPDASGTLQAHDFLRQRMHVEDVEGFMKACSNVIENPTEIFAFTGRLVRDPPERYAWIHCTGRVTGPKQDGRTLRGTVIDMSEQIGDDKALLLSVPEWRAADERKSAFLYALAHELRNCISPVAGGLQLLQKPLASTSYQKIGDIMGRQIAHMTRLVDDVYDMRRIESGEFELRLGKLSLNDVVFGAIDMCTSKIAHGKHRLDTVLPPHDVIMSGDGTRLTQCLVNLISNACKFTPPGGDIRVALEVTANGSACMSVSDSGVGLAPDDLDSIFDLYVQAGVGETRSGAGLGIGLHLVKQMVSLHGGTVHAASEGIGKGATVTIRLPLQ; encoded by the coding sequence ATGCCTTTTCTGAGTTTCGAGACCTACTTCGCGGTACGTGCGCTTGACCGGATCAAGTCGATGATCGCGTACTGGGACCGCGACCTTCGTTGCCGCTACGCGAACCGTGCAAGTCTGGCGTGGTTCGGCAAGGAAGCGGAGCAAGTGATCGGCAGTACACTCGAGGCGCTCCTGGGTCCTGAACTCTTCGCATTGGATGAGTCACACGCCCGGGCTGCACTGGCTGGAAACCCCCAGGTGTTCGAACGGCGTCTGTCCGGGTTCGACGACCCACGCGAACGCGTTTGCCTCTTGCGCTTCGACCCCGACATCGTGGATGGCGAGGTACACGGATTCGTTGTCGAAGTCACGGGTGTCGATGACACCCGATCTCTCGAAGCAGCGTTGCAGGCGGAAATTGCGCTGAAGCAGCGCAGGCTTCTCGAGCTGGACAGGAAAGAGGCGGCACTCGAGGTCGCGCAAGCACTCGGCCGGATGGGCAGCTGGGAGTGGGAAATCGCTGCCGACATCACGACTTGGTCGGCGGGCCTGTATCGGCTGTTCGGATTGAACCCGGCCTTGCTTCCGCCAAGTTTTTCCGAGCACGCCAGGTTGTACACCTCTGAGAGCTGGGCTCGGCTGCAAGCCGTTGTCGATGCCGCCGTCACGCGCGGCGAACCGTACGCAATAGAGCTCCAGTACCTGCGTGGCGATGGAACGTCGGGATGGATGGAGGCGCGTGGTGACGTCGAGCGCGATAGCAAAGGAACAGTTGTCGGTCTGCACGGTACGGCCCAGGACTGTACGGAAAGGCATCACCTGCTCGCTGCGCTCCAGGCGCAGGCACAGCAGTATGAATCCGCACTCGACCTGGCCCGAATTGGCCTCTGGGAATGGAACACGGACTCGGATGGATTCGAGCTTCAGAACCAGCGCGCCCGCGCGATCTTTGGAATCGATCCTGATGCATCCGGCACGCTGCAGGCCCACGATTTTCTGAGGCAGCGCATGCATGTGGAGGACGTCGAAGGCTTCATGAAGGCGTGCTCGAACGTCATCGAGAACCCGACGGAGATCTTCGCGTTTACGGGGCGACTGGTGCGCGACCCGCCTGAACGATATGCATGGATCCACTGTACCGGTCGCGTAACCGGTCCGAAACAGGATGGGCGAACACTACGCGGTACCGTCATCGACATGTCGGAGCAGATCGGCGACGACAAGGCGCTGCTGCTGAGCGTTCCCGAATGGCGTGCCGCAGACGAACGAAAATCGGCCTTTCTATATGCACTCGCGCATGAATTGCGTAATTGCATCAGCCCAGTCGCAGGGGGATTGCAACTCTTGCAAAAACCACTGGCCAGCACGTCATATCAAAAGATCGGTGACATCATGGGGCGGCAAATTGCCCATATGACTCGTCTGGTCGACGACGTCTATGACATGCGTCGAATCGAATCCGGGGAATTCGAACTCAGGTTGGGAAAGTTGTCCCTCAACGATGTCGTATTCGGCGCCATCGATATGTGCACTTCAAAGATTGCGCATGGAAAACATCGCCTCGACACCGTATTGCCGCCTCATGATGTCATCATGAGCGGCGACGGCACAAGGCTCACGCAGTGTCTCGTCAACCTCATATCGAACGCATGCAAGTTTACCCCGCCGGGCGGCGACATCCGTGTGGCGCTCGAGGTCACGGCTAACGGAAGTGCATGCATGAGCGTGAGCGACAGCGGCGTCGGACTTGCTCCTGATGACCTCGATTCAATCTTCGACCTGTATGTTCAAGCCGGCGTCGGGGAAACGCGTTCCGGCGCAGGACTGGGGATCGGCCTGCACCTGGTCAAGCAAATGGTCAGCTTACACGGCGGTACGGTGCATGCCGCGAGCGAAGGCATCGGCAAGGGAGCGACCGTCACCATTCGCTTGCCACTGCAATAA
- a CDS encoding di-heme oxidoredictase family protein yields MLAACGSGSDDPATRQARVAHSLAESAPEVALTPVGANASGQERGDLSAQAAIDHDANTRWGSGFTDDQWLTLDYGQSVTINHVHIVWENAHADQYLLQVSDDGTHWNTIKSVDGSPGGTEDLTGLNGQGRYLRLQGVKRATQYGYSIYEIQAFSGTPAGSEPQQPTPIPVDPSKPGVQLTATAAASSIESDGTGAAKAVDGDLGSRWSSKPEDGAWIQFDFGAKTQVGYLKLNWENAYGKEYELQSSDDGKTWTRLRYVSDGKGGVEEFFNLGANARYIRLQGIARATQYGYSLYEVQFKTPGSDNTLPVSATSALKYPAGANGWAPLPAAAEPIETLQFTLADGTLVTRFGARAMARHGRERGEDWNEIGYGPNDTVDPATGLPLDKGPGNYLTFVPQYFQNRTWGIEIIDNSHVKGVTEPTLVYNQYTQVDFLPGQVAFFRGFDRPGVTGYGWMNPGELADRSTTICKPSAYPAAGRLAVASGINSGCTLTVRAYPGRADLDADGFPNGKDVASRALVVGDAIEVAPSMFSTLEAMQAKGDNGNIRYYGPEWIYVVGTGLRPWYGVQPRLNSVPLPPETLSGGLGSVSYNYSDNALFMFQQPQNNAGMQNVQRFVEGRRLIHANFTTGAHNEPGNDPYLAVAGLQGARFNQSACIGCHVNNGRSPAPNALNQKLDAMAVRVAAIDASGTQVPHPQYGTAVQMNGMAGAKSSANWGTAVRVGSFQSTNVQLADGSTVELRKPVLAFEGPVPAVASLRSAQPMIGAGLLEAIAETDILAGVRAAPDADGVRGVANYVYDPESGAVRLGRFGWKASKATLRHQAAEALMIDMGVTSPVYPNRACIYGPGACASNGSQAGISEADLQKISNYLALVAVPAQRSLASGFPKGVSPLDEHRVDPNQVAAGAKLFAGMRCTACHTAEMKTGSGHLFAELRNQTIHPYSDLLLHDMGDGLADKFAEGQAKGNMWRTSPLWGLGYTAKVMGNGASVGYLHDGRARNLVEAILWHGGEGTAARDRFAKLAATDRAALLAFLNSL; encoded by the coding sequence ATGCTCGCAGCCTGCGGCTCCGGCAGCGACGACCCGGCCACGCGCCAGGCGCGCGTGGCTCACAGCCTGGCCGAAAGCGCGCCCGAAGTCGCGCTGACACCGGTCGGCGCGAACGCCAGCGGCCAGGAACGCGGCGACCTGTCGGCGCAAGCGGCGATCGACCACGATGCCAACACGCGCTGGGGCAGCGGCTTCACGGATGACCAGTGGCTGACGCTGGACTACGGCCAGTCCGTGACCATCAACCACGTCCACATCGTCTGGGAAAACGCACACGCCGACCAGTACCTGCTGCAAGTGTCCGACGACGGCACTCACTGGAACACGATCAAGAGCGTCGACGGCAGCCCAGGGGGTACCGAGGACCTCACCGGTTTGAACGGCCAGGGCCGCTACCTGCGCCTGCAGGGCGTCAAGCGCGCGACGCAATACGGCTATTCGATCTACGAGATCCAGGCCTTTTCCGGCACGCCGGCCGGCAGCGAACCGCAGCAGCCGACGCCGATCCCGGTCGACCCCAGCAAGCCTGGCGTGCAGCTCACTGCGACTGCGGCGGCCTCGAGCATCGAAAGCGACGGCACGGGCGCGGCCAAGGCGGTCGATGGCGACCTCGGCAGCCGCTGGTCGAGCAAGCCCGAAGATGGCGCCTGGATCCAGTTCGACTTCGGCGCCAAGACCCAGGTCGGCTACCTCAAGCTGAACTGGGAAAATGCCTACGGCAAGGAATACGAACTGCAGAGCTCGGACGACGGCAAGACCTGGACCCGGCTGCGTTACGTCAGCGACGGCAAGGGGGGCGTGGAGGAATTCTTCAACCTTGGCGCCAATGCGCGCTATATCCGCCTGCAGGGCATCGCCCGTGCGACCCAGTACGGCTACTCGCTGTACGAGGTGCAATTCAAGACGCCGGGCAGCGACAATACCCTGCCCGTCAGCGCCACCAGTGCGCTCAAGTACCCGGCCGGCGCCAACGGCTGGGCCCCGCTGCCGGCCGCCGCCGAGCCGATCGAGACGCTGCAGTTCACGCTCGCCGACGGCACCCTGGTGACGCGCTTCGGCGCGCGCGCGATGGCGCGTCACGGGCGCGAGCGCGGCGAAGACTGGAACGAAATCGGCTACGGCCCCAACGACACGGTCGATCCGGCCACCGGCCTGCCGCTCGACAAGGGTCCGGGCAACTACCTGACCTTCGTGCCACAGTACTTCCAGAACCGCACCTGGGGCATCGAGATCATCGACAACAGCCACGTCAAGGGCGTGACCGAGCCGACCCTGGTCTACAACCAGTACACCCAGGTCGACTTCCTGCCCGGCCAGGTGGCGTTCTTCCGCGGCTTCGACCGCCCCGGCGTCACCGGCTACGGCTGGATGAACCCGGGCGAACTGGCCGACCGTAGTACCACGATCTGCAAACCGAGCGCCTACCCGGCCGCCGGCCGCCTCGCCGTGGCCAGCGGCATCAACAGCGGCTGTACGCTCACGGTCCGGGCGTACCCGGGCCGCGCCGACCTCGACGCCGACGGCTTCCCGAACGGCAAGGACGTGGCGAGCCGGGCACTGGTCGTCGGCGACGCGATCGAAGTCGCGCCCTCGATGTTTTCCACGCTTGAGGCCATGCAGGCCAAGGGCGACAACGGCAACATCCGCTACTACGGCCCCGAATGGATCTACGTGGTCGGCACCGGCCTGCGGCCCTGGTACGGCGTGCAGCCGCGCCTCAATTCCGTGCCATTGCCGCCGGAAACGCTGTCCGGCGGCCTCGGTTCGGTCTCGTACAACTACTCCGACAATGCGCTGTTCATGTTCCAGCAGCCGCAGAACAACGCCGGCATGCAGAACGTCCAGCGCTTCGTCGAGGGCCGCCGCCTGATCCACGCCAACTTCACCACCGGCGCGCACAACGAGCCGGGCAACGATCCCTATCTGGCGGTGGCCGGGCTGCAGGGCGCCCGCTTCAACCAATCGGCCTGTATCGGTTGCCACGTCAACAACGGACGCAGCCCGGCGCCGAACGCGCTCAACCAGAAGCTCGATGCGATGGCGGTGCGTGTGGCCGCAATCGACGCGTCCGGCACGCAGGTGCCGCATCCGCAATACGGCACCGCAGTGCAGATGAACGGCATGGCCGGCGCCAAGTCGAGCGCCAACTGGGGCACCGCGGTGCGCGTGGGCAGCTTCCAGAGTACGAACGTGCAGCTGGCCGACGGCAGCACGGTGGAGCTGCGCAAGCCGGTGCTCGCGTTCGAAGGCCCGGTCCCGGCGGTGGCCTCGCTGCGTTCGGCCCAGCCGATGATCGGCGCCGGCCTGCTCGAGGCGATTGCCGAGACCGACATCCTGGCAGGCGTGCGCGCCGCGCCGGACGCCGACGGCGTGCGCGGCGTCGCCAACTACGTCTACGATCCGGAAAGCGGTGCGGTGCGCCTGGGCCGCTTCGGCTGGAAGGCGTCGAAGGCCACGCTGCGCCACCAGGCGGCCGAAGCGCTGATGATCGACATGGGCGTGACCTCGCCGGTGTACCCGAACCGCGCCTGCATCTACGGTCCCGGCGCCTGCGCCTCCAACGGCTCCCAGGCCGGCATCAGCGAAGCCGACCTGCAGAAGATCTCGAACTACCTGGCCCTGGTCGCGGTCCCGGCCCAGCGCAGCCTGGCCTCGGGCTTTCCGAAAGGCGTGTCGCCGCTGGATGAGCACCGGGTCGATCCGAACCAGGTCGCGGCCGGCGCCAAGCTGTTTGCGGGCATGCGCTGCACGGCATGCCACACAGCCGAGATGAAGACAGGCTCCGGCCACCTGTTCGCCGAACTGCGCAACCAGACCATCCATCCGTACAGCGACCTGCTGTTGCACGACATGGGTGACGGCCTGGCCGACAAGTTCGCCGAAGGCCAGGCCAAGGGCAATATGTGGCGCACGTCGCCGCTGTGGGGCCTCGGCTACACGGCCAAGGTGATGGGCAACGGCGCCAGCGTCGGCTATCTGCACGACGGCCGCGCACGCAACCTGGTGGAAGCGATCCTGTGGCACGGCGGCGAAGGCACGGCGGCGCGCGACCGCTTCGCCAAGCTGGCGGCGACGGACCGGGCGGCGCTGCTGGCGTTCCTGAACTCGCTGTAA
- a CDS encoding alpha/beta fold hydrolase, whose amino-acid sequence MNKFSRIASALALSFAAIGAHAAAPAPVKNVVLVHGFFADGSGWKGVADILTRDGYNVSVVQQPETSLEDDVKATTRAVDALPGRSILVGHSYGGMVITEAGNHPGVAGLVYVAAFEPDAGESLKDLADRMAPATKGIKAADGHLFFDPALFHADFAADLSVADARFMAVSQVTPAVQAATAPVSQPAWKRKPSWAIVSKDDRTVNPDLERFMAKRAGSKTVEVAGSHVAFIAHPDQVAKVIEQAASAAGSL is encoded by the coding sequence ATGAACAAATTCAGCCGCATCGCTTCGGCACTGGCCCTCTCCTTCGCCGCCATCGGCGCGCACGCCGCCGCACCGGCGCCCGTGAAGAACGTGGTCCTGGTCCACGGCTTCTTCGCAGATGGTTCCGGCTGGAAGGGCGTGGCCGACATCCTGACCCGCGATGGCTACAACGTCAGCGTCGTGCAGCAGCCGGAAACCTCGCTCGAGGACGATGTCAAGGCGACGACCCGCGCAGTGGACGCTCTGCCGGGACGCAGCATCCTCGTCGGCCACAGCTATGGCGGCATGGTGATCACCGAAGCGGGCAACCATCCCGGCGTCGCGGGGCTGGTGTACGTCGCGGCGTTCGAGCCGGACGCCGGTGAAAGCCTGAAGGACCTCGCGGACAGGATGGCGCCGGCCACCAAAGGCATCAAGGCCGCCGACGGACACCTGTTCTTCGACCCGGCGCTGTTCCATGCCGATTTCGCCGCCGACCTTTCCGTGGCGGACGCCCGTTTCATGGCCGTCTCCCAGGTGACGCCGGCGGTCCAGGCAGCGACCGCGCCCGTGTCGCAGCCGGCCTGGAAGCGCAAACCGAGCTGGGCGATCGTGTCCAAGGACGACCGCACCGTCAATCCCGACCTGGAGCGCTTCATGGCCAAACGCGCCGGCAGCAAGACGGTCGAGGTCGCCGGCAGCCACGTGGCCTTCATCGCGCATCCCGACCAGGTTGCGAAGGTAATCGAACAGGCCGCAAGCGCAGCCGGCAGCCTGTGA
- a CDS encoding TetR/AcrR family transcriptional regulator encodes MAKSHTQDSSDVRDNILAVGQRIMSGKGFSAVGLNEILTEAKVPKGSFYHYFDSKDAFGEALLSSYFEDYLADLDAVMGQPGLTMAQRLLNYFDMWRANQSFLDCQGKCLAVKLAAEVADLSEAMRAVLNAGTGAIIARLTSAIESGVEEGSLTVDDTPRQVAESLYQLWLGASVMVKIVRGTEPFDSAMAVTRQMLHLAH; translated from the coding sequence ATGGCTAAATCACACACCCAAGATTCATCCGACGTCCGCGACAACATCCTCGCGGTAGGGCAGCGCATCATGTCCGGCAAGGGGTTCTCGGCGGTCGGGTTGAACGAAATCCTGACGGAAGCGAAGGTGCCGAAAGGCTCCTTCTACCACTACTTCGATTCCAAGGACGCGTTCGGCGAGGCACTCCTGTCGAGCTACTTCGAAGACTACCTGGCCGACCTCGATGCCGTCATGGGACAGCCAGGCTTGACCATGGCGCAGCGACTGCTGAATTACTTCGACATGTGGCGCGCCAACCAGTCCTTCCTGGATTGCCAGGGCAAGTGCCTCGCGGTGAAGCTGGCGGCCGAAGTGGCCGATCTGTCCGAAGCGATGCGCGCGGTCCTGAACGCGGGCACGGGGGCTATCATTGCCAGGCTGACCAGCGCCATCGAAAGCGGCGTCGAAGAAGGCTCGCTGACCGTCGACGACACGCCGCGCCAGGTCGCCGAAAGCCTGTACCAGCTCTGGCTCGGCGCCAGCGTCATGGTCAAGATCGTACGCGGCACCGAACCGTTCGATTCGGCGATGGCGGTGACGCGTCAAATGCTGCACCTGGCTCATTGA
- a CDS encoding CynX/NimT family MFS transporter, translating to MPFRDRTAWLIALFFACNNFVFYACISWLAPMYVEAGWTASHAGLLLATFTLAFMAANPVFGFLSRDEDRRLPLALGATTSLAGILAIVLAHRVSPYLAVALLAFGTGGSFALSMTLPLDNTRHPEETSAWNGFVLLVSYSVAAVGPLAVGQLRDASGGFRSALWLLVAVSTLMLAATPFLRAGHRKNAIGEVS from the coding sequence ATGCCGTTTCGCGACCGGACTGCATGGCTGATCGCCCTCTTCTTCGCCTGCAATAACTTCGTGTTCTACGCCTGCATATCGTGGCTGGCGCCGATGTATGTCGAAGCCGGCTGGACCGCGTCCCATGCCGGCCTGCTGCTGGCCACGTTCACGCTGGCCTTCATGGCGGCCAATCCCGTATTCGGCTTCCTCAGCCGCGACGAAGACCGCCGCCTGCCGCTCGCCCTCGGCGCGACGACGTCCCTGGCAGGCATCCTGGCGATCGTGCTGGCGCACAGGGTATCGCCCTACCTGGCGGTGGCGCTACTGGCGTTTGGCACCGGTGGCTCATTCGCGCTGTCGATGACGCTACCCCTCGACAATACGCGGCATCCCGAAGAGACCAGCGCCTGGAATGGCTTCGTGCTGCTGGTCAGCTACAGCGTGGCCGCTGTCGGACCGCTGGCGGTCGGTCAGTTGCGCGACGCCAGTGGGGGCTTCCGGTCCGCCCTATGGCTGCTGGTGGCGGTGAGTACGCTCATGCTGGCGGCGACGCCGTTCCTGCGGGCGGGTCATCGCAAGAATGCCATCGGGGAGGTGTCATGA
- a CDS encoding EthD family reductase: MIKVSVMYPNGPESRFDDAYYCERHMPLVKERMGDALLYYTVDRALAAGKSDPNAPYIAMGHLFCESQETFQAGFGPHTKEIMDDIQHFTNQKPVMQFSEVLVGHEG; the protein is encoded by the coding sequence ATGATCAAAGTGAGCGTGATGTACCCGAACGGCCCCGAATCCCGTTTCGACGACGCGTATTACTGCGAGCGGCACATGCCGCTGGTGAAAGAACGCATGGGCGATGCGCTGCTCTACTATACGGTGGACCGTGCGCTCGCCGCCGGCAAGTCCGACCCGAACGCCCCGTACATCGCCATGGGCCACCTGTTTTGCGAGTCGCAAGAGACGTTCCAGGCCGGTTTCGGTCCGCATACCAAGGAAATCATGGACGACATCCAGCATTTCACCAACCAGAAGCCGGTCATGCAGTTCAGCGAGGTATTGGTCGGGCACGAGGGCTGA